The Alphaproteobacteria bacterium DNA segment TTGCTTTGGTTTCCTCTTTCGTGCCGTTCATCTTCGGCGGTGCGCGCAACATCGTCGAATGGCTAGAGGAACATCTTCGCGCCGCCGGACACACGGTGGAGAGGATATATCTGCCGCAGGTCGACGCGCCCGATGTGCTTTTTCCTCAGATGGCTGCCTATCGTTGGATCGATTTGTCGTCCGCCGATCGGGTGATCTGTTTCCGTCCGCCAGCGCATATGATTCGACATCCACATAAAATTCTTTGGTTCATCCACCATATCCGTCTTTTTTACGATCTGTGGGACACACCCTATCGTGACTTTCCCGAGGATTCCAAGCATCTGGGCCTGCGCGAGGCGCTGTGGGCCGCAGACACGGCGGCGCTGATGGAGGCCAGGAAAATATTCACCAATTCAAAAGTGGTCAGTGACCGCCTAACCCATTTCAACCAGGTCAAAAGCGAAATTCTTTATCCCCCCATCCTGAATCCTGAGCGGTTTACCTGCAAAGAGTTCAATGACGAGGTGGTCTATGTGTCCCGCTTTGAGCATCACAAGCGTCAACATTTGCTGGTCGAGGCAATGGAGCACACCAAGACGGCTGTAAAAATACGCCTATGCGGCACGGGATCTAAGCCTTATATCGAGGAAATGCGCCAGACCATCAACCGCTCCAAACTGCACGATAAGGTGATTCTGGAAGATCGTTGGATCAGCGAAGAAGAAAAAGTGAATATCCTTGCCAACAGTCTGGCCACCGCCTATTTGCCGCTGGACGAGGATTCCTATGGCTATCCC contains these protein-coding regions:
- a CDS encoding glycosyltransferase family 4 protein — translated: MKIALVSSFVPFIFGGARNIVEWLEEHLRAAGHTVERIYLPQVDAPDVLFPQMAAYRWIDLSSADRVICFRPPAHMIRHPHKILWFIHHIRLFYDLWDTPYRDFPEDSKHLGLREALWAADTAALMEARKIFTNSKVVSDRLTHFNQVKSEILYPPILNPERFTCKEFNDEVVYVSRFEHHKRQHLLVEAMEHTKTAVKIRLCGTGSKPYIEEMRQTINRSKLHDKVILEDRWISEEEKVNILANSLATAYLPLDEDSYGYPSLESSHSAKAILTVTDSGGVIELVKDGVNGLITEPTPQAIAEALDRFYLDRAATRRMGKAAEERLGEMNISWPHVLERLMG